A region from the Mycolicibacterium litorale genome encodes:
- a CDS encoding FAD-dependent oxidoreductase translates to MSTWDHETDVVVLGSGGAGLAAALTAAVHGAAVEVYEKAPTVGGTTAVSGGIVWIPAHDRAADELTVEDALAYLRAQSLGVMDDDLVETFVRTGPRMLEFVEAHSGLRFSVAEGFPDYKPELPGGRPGGGRSLSAAPFDLARLGPWRDRITSFPADFSNVGIDAETRARIHASVDETLEDPCVAGTALIAGLLEGLLDAGVTPHTESRAVELIAEDGRIVGVRIQQRDREIRVHSRRGVVLGTGGFEWDRGLVEAFLRGPMRGPVSPPNNTGDGLRMAMAHGADLANMGEAWWVPIVQIPGDTIGGHPRSRSVRLERTRPRSIIVNRAGRRFLNEAGEYNSMAGAFQYLDPRHGYVNDPAWIVFDSLHLKKYGFLAVEPDGPAPDWYSKSADLAELGEKTGIDAAGLARTLADWNHHVAEERDPEFGRGASAYDGYWGDPHAPTPALQTLGPIDTPPYYAVPVAIGAMGTKGGPRTDRDGRVLHVSGAPIPGLYAAGNAMAGATGKAYGGAGGTLGPAMVFGVRAGHAAATGRSLPD, encoded by the coding sequence GTGAGCACGTGGGACCACGAGACCGACGTCGTCGTACTGGGCAGCGGGGGCGCCGGTCTGGCCGCGGCGTTGACCGCCGCCGTGCACGGCGCCGCGGTCGAGGTGTACGAGAAGGCACCGACGGTCGGCGGGACGACGGCGGTCTCCGGCGGCATCGTGTGGATCCCGGCCCACGACCGGGCGGCCGACGAGCTGACCGTCGAGGATGCGCTGGCCTACCTGCGTGCGCAGTCGCTCGGGGTCATGGACGACGATCTGGTCGAGACGTTCGTGCGCACCGGGCCACGGATGCTCGAATTCGTCGAAGCGCACAGCGGGTTGCGCTTCTCGGTCGCCGAGGGCTTCCCCGACTACAAACCCGAGTTGCCGGGCGGCCGCCCCGGCGGTGGGCGTTCCCTGTCGGCGGCGCCGTTCGACCTTGCGAGACTCGGCCCGTGGCGGGACCGGATCACCTCGTTCCCGGCGGATTTCAGCAACGTCGGCATCGACGCCGAGACCCGCGCCCGCATCCACGCCTCGGTGGACGAGACGCTCGAGGATCCGTGCGTCGCCGGCACGGCGCTGATCGCAGGACTGCTCGAGGGCCTGCTCGACGCCGGCGTCACCCCGCACACCGAGTCCCGTGCCGTCGAGTTGATCGCCGAGGACGGACGGATCGTCGGCGTGCGAATCCAGCAACGCGACAGGGAGATCCGGGTGCACTCCCGACGGGGTGTCGTCCTCGGCACCGGCGGGTTCGAATGGGACCGCGGCCTCGTCGAGGCATTCCTGCGCGGCCCGATGCGTGGACCGGTGTCCCCGCCCAACAACACCGGCGACGGGCTCCGCATGGCCATGGCGCACGGTGCCGACCTGGCCAACATGGGCGAGGCGTGGTGGGTGCCGATCGTGCAGATCCCCGGCGACACCATCGGCGGGCATCCGCGTAGCCGCAGCGTTCGGCTCGAACGAACCCGCCCGCGTAGCATCATCGTCAACCGGGCCGGTAGGCGGTTCCTCAACGAAGCGGGCGAGTACAACTCGATGGCCGGGGCATTCCAGTACCTCGACCCCCGCCACGGCTACGTCAACGATCCGGCGTGGATCGTGTTCGACTCACTGCACCTCAAGAAGTACGGGTTCCTCGCCGTCGAACCCGACGGCCCGGCACCCGACTGGTACTCTAAGTCGGCGGATCTCGCCGAACTCGGCGAGAAGACCGGAATCGACGCGGCCGGCCTGGCCCGCACACTGGCCGACTGGAATCACCACGTCGCCGAGGAACGTGACCCCGAATTCGGCAGGGGCGCCAGCGCATACGACGGGTACTGGGGCGACCCCCATGCACCGACGCCGGCGCTGCAGACTCTGGGACCGATCGACACCCCGCCGTACTATGCGGTGCCGGTGGCGATCGGCGCCATGGGCACCAAGGGCGGCCCGCGCACCGACCGCGACGGACGGGTGTTGCATGTCAGCGGCGCGCCGATACCCGGGCTGTACGCCGCGGGCAACGCCATGGCGGGCGCCACCGGGAAGGCCTACGGGGGTGCGGGCGGAACGTTAGGACCGGCAATGGTTTTCGGGGTCCGGGCCGGTCACGCGGCGGCGACGGGCCGATCGCTGCCGGACTGA
- a CDS encoding sugar transferase: MSTGHTQLEIPPSGPHGQAAPPTRAPRKRRSILELLILPRVQVAVTVLLDVLAASVSVAIARYWEAATTVAPYHGVAVLPWLFVPILIALLAGRGMYRPQLLRNFLDELHPVEASVALAACGLLVPMLVFTENYMVGEFVLRCWLCAAVLVPAVRLIRAVLQRYLRRRFRSAAPTLVIGDGPISHQLMDHLQQLPEYGMRPIGLLDDPGAGSGDHLPELLRVDVPRLGTPADLADVVRATAATNLVVSFCPLPDSELIAVVRTAQRLGMRVWVVPRLFDAVGARARVEHVGGLPLMALPDIDPRGWQFTVKHTMDRTVAAVALLAISPVFLTLALLVRLSSPGPIFFRQRRVGRDGRSFDCLKFRSMRPPRPSDEQFELRAGSAPGGVEGVDRRTRIGKFMRQTSLDELPQLVNVLRGEMSLVGPRPERPEFVELFEMQIRRYGERHRVKAGVTGWAQVHGLRGQTSIASRAEWDNYYIENWSLWLDVKILALTVLAVLRRSED, encoded by the coding sequence ATGTCGACCGGTCACACACAATTGGAGATTCCGCCTTCCGGCCCACACGGGCAGGCCGCGCCGCCCACACGTGCGCCACGGAAACGTCGGTCGATACTCGAACTGCTGATCCTGCCCCGGGTCCAGGTCGCCGTCACCGTGCTGCTCGACGTTCTGGCCGCCTCGGTGTCCGTGGCGATCGCTCGCTACTGGGAGGCGGCGACCACCGTTGCCCCGTATCACGGTGTCGCCGTGCTGCCGTGGCTGTTCGTCCCCATCCTGATCGCCCTGCTCGCCGGCCGCGGCATGTACCGCCCGCAGCTGCTGCGCAACTTCCTCGACGAACTCCATCCGGTGGAGGCCTCGGTCGCCCTGGCCGCCTGCGGGCTGCTGGTGCCGATGCTGGTGTTCACCGAGAACTACATGGTCGGCGAATTCGTGCTGAGGTGCTGGCTGTGCGCCGCTGTTCTGGTCCCCGCCGTCCGTCTGATCAGGGCCGTCCTCCAGCGGTATCTGCGCCGCCGGTTTCGTTCTGCCGCACCTACCTTGGTCATCGGCGACGGCCCGATCTCCCACCAGTTGATGGACCATCTGCAGCAGCTGCCGGAATACGGGATGCGCCCGATCGGCTTGCTCGACGATCCGGGAGCCGGCAGCGGCGACCACCTCCCCGAACTGCTCCGCGTCGACGTACCGCGGCTCGGGACCCCCGCCGACCTCGCCGACGTGGTCCGGGCGACCGCGGCCACCAACCTCGTCGTCTCGTTCTGCCCGCTTCCCGACTCCGAGCTGATCGCGGTCGTGCGCACCGCCCAGCGACTGGGCATGCGGGTGTGGGTGGTGCCGCGACTGTTCGACGCCGTCGGCGCCCGCGCCCGAGTGGAACACGTGGGCGGCCTGCCGCTGATGGCGCTACCCGACATCGATCCCCGCGGCTGGCAGTTCACCGTCAAACACACGATGGACCGCACTGTCGCCGCCGTGGCGCTGCTGGCGATCTCACCGGTGTTCCTGACGCTGGCGCTGCTGGTGCGGTTGAGCTCGCCGGGGCCGATCTTCTTCCGGCAGAGGCGCGTCGGACGCGACGGCAGATCGTTCGACTGCCTGAAGTTCCGCTCGATGCGACCGCCCCGGCCGTCCGATGAACAGTTCGAACTCCGAGCGGGTTCGGCTCCCGGCGGCGTGGAAGGCGTCGACCGGCGCACGCGCATCGGCAAGTTCATGCGCCAGACGTCACTCGACGAACTGCCCCAGCTCGTCAACGTCCTGCGGGGCGAGATGAGCCTGGTCGGTCCGCGGCCCGAACGACCCGAATTCGTCGAACTCTTCGAGATGCAGATTCGCCGCTACGGCGAACGTCACCGGGTCAAGGCTGGTGTCACCGGTTGGGCGCAGGTGCACGGCCTGCGGGGGCAGACCTCGATCGCCAGCCGCGCCGAGTGGGACAACTACTACATCGAGAACTGGTCGCTGTGGCTGGATGTCAAGATCCTGGCGCTCACGGTGCTGGCGGTGCTCCGCCGCAGCGAGGACTAG
- the meaB gene encoding methylmalonyl Co-A mutase-associated GTPase MeaB, translating into MDVAELIAAARDGSTRAAGRLLSLVEGARRDEVLAALGPHRARVVGLTGPPGAGKSTTVAALVALYRQRGLRVAVLAVDPSSPYSGGALLGDRIRMAAHINDPGVLIRSVATRGHLGGLAAAVPAAIRVLAALSYDLVILETVGVGQSEIEIAAIADPTVVVLNPGAGDAVQAAKAGLLEVADIVVVNKADRDGADQTVRDLRGEVSVPILKLVASQGDGVPELVDVIDTHHREDTPERRAARARTQILSLAHTLLRTHPELDRLAGLVADGTHDPYTAAATLFSSPRCGGAPPAP; encoded by the coding sequence ATGGACGTAGCGGAGCTCATCGCAGCGGCGCGTGACGGCTCGACCCGCGCCGCCGGCCGGCTGCTGAGCCTGGTCGAGGGCGCCCGTCGCGACGAGGTGCTCGCCGCACTCGGCCCCCACCGGGCGCGGGTCGTCGGCCTCACCGGTCCGCCCGGTGCGGGCAAGTCCACGACGGTGGCGGCACTGGTGGCGTTGTACCGGCAGCGGGGGCTGCGGGTGGCGGTGCTGGCCGTCGACCCCTCCTCGCCGTACAGCGGCGGCGCGCTGCTCGGTGACCGAATCCGGATGGCGGCCCACATCAACGATCCCGGTGTGCTGATCCGGTCGGTGGCCACCCGCGGCCATCTCGGCGGGCTCGCGGCCGCGGTGCCCGCCGCGATCCGGGTGCTCGCGGCGCTGTCCTACGACCTCGTCATCCTGGAGACCGTCGGTGTCGGCCAGTCCGAGATCGAGATCGCCGCGATCGCCGATCCCACCGTGGTCGTGCTCAACCCCGGCGCCGGTGACGCCGTGCAGGCCGCGAAGGCCGGTCTGCTCGAGGTCGCCGACATCGTGGTGGTCAACAAGGCCGATCGTGACGGCGCCGACCAGACCGTGCGCGACCTGCGGGGCGAGGTGAGCGTTCCGATCCTCAAACTCGTTGCGTCACAGGGCGACGGTGTGCCGGAGTTGGTCGACGTCATCGACACGCACCATCGCGAGGACACCCCGGAGCGTCGCGCCGCGCGGGCCAGGACGCAGATCCTGTCCCTCGCCCACACCCTGTTACGCACCCATCCCGAACTCGACCGCCTCGCCGGGCTCGTCGCCGACGGCACCCACGATCCCTACACGGCTGCGGCGACGTTGTTCTCTAGTCCTCGCTGCGGCGGAGCACCGCCAGCACCGTGA
- a CDS encoding thiolase family protein — MPEAVIVSALRTPIGTAMKGTLRDTDAYQLAEHVVKAAAEDLPKGQIDDVILGEGLYGGGVIARHAAITAGLTSVPGLSNNRHCAAGQAAVQSAAASIRAGMDQLVIAGGVNSASTTPRFTRRASSAKDAAMLDWFPPTHPDRADAPNMDMSITVGWNAAVRAGVSREEMDRWALGSHRKAIQAIDEGRFKEEILAIDTPYGLFDTDEHPRRDTSIEKLAALKPLHPEIEGFSITAGNACGANDGAAVLALASDRLGLPALGTVTAWASIGVDPAFTGLAPVEAIPKALKRAGISIADVDLFEINEAFAAMCVATVKMLDIDPDKVNVSGSGCSLGHPVAATGARMLVTLVHELRRRGGGIGVAAMCAGGGMGSATVIEVPAP; from the coding sequence ATGCCCGAAGCCGTCATCGTCTCTGCACTGCGCACCCCGATCGGCACCGCGATGAAGGGCACACTCCGCGACACCGACGCCTACCAGTTGGCGGAGCATGTCGTGAAAGCCGCCGCGGAGGACCTGCCGAAGGGGCAGATCGACGACGTCATCCTCGGCGAAGGGCTCTACGGCGGCGGCGTCATCGCCCGCCACGCGGCCATCACCGCCGGCCTCACCTCGGTCCCCGGGCTGTCGAACAACCGCCACTGCGCCGCGGGGCAGGCCGCGGTGCAGAGCGCCGCGGCGAGCATCCGTGCGGGGATGGATCAGCTGGTCATCGCCGGCGGCGTCAACTCCGCCTCCACCACACCGCGTTTCACCCGCAGGGCGAGCAGCGCCAAGGACGCCGCGATGCTCGACTGGTTCCCGCCCACACATCCCGACCGCGCCGACGCCCCCAACATGGACATGTCTATCACCGTGGGCTGGAACGCCGCGGTGCGCGCCGGGGTGAGCCGCGAGGAGATGGACCGGTGGGCACTCGGCTCCCACCGCAAGGCGATCCAGGCCATCGACGAGGGCCGCTTCAAGGAGGAGATCCTCGCGATCGACACGCCGTACGGACTCTTCGACACCGACGAACATCCCCGGCGCGACACCAGCATCGAGAAGCTCGCCGCACTCAAACCCCTTCATCCCGAGATCGAAGGCTTCTCCATCACCGCGGGCAACGCATGCGGTGCCAACGACGGGGCAGCGGTGCTGGCGCTGGCCAGTGACCGGCTCGGGCTGCCCGCGCTGGGCACCGTCACGGCGTGGGCCTCGATCGGCGTCGATCCCGCCTTCACCGGTCTGGCTCCGGTCGAGGCGATCCCGAAAGCGCTGAAGCGGGCCGGAATCTCGATCGCCGACGTCGACCTGTTCGAGATCAACGAGGCGTTCGCGGCGATGTGTGTGGCGACCGTCAAGATGCTCGACATCGATCCCGACAAGGTGAACGTCAGCGGCAGCGGCTGCTCGCTGGGGCATCCGGTGGCCGCGACCGGCGCCCGGATGCTGGTGACGCTGGTGCACGAATTGCGCCGCAGAGGCGGCGGTATCGGGGTCGCGGCCATGTGCGCGGGCGGCGGAATGGGTTCGGCGACCGTGATCGAGGTCCCCGCCCCCTAG
- a CDS encoding SDR family NAD(P)-dependent oxidoreductase, which translates to MQIAGSSAIVVGGAGGLGEATVRRLQGAGTKVVVADLADEKGAALEQEIGVRYVRTDATSEESVNAAIAEAESLGPLRISVDTHGGPASGGRLIGKDGSPLDLDGFKKTIEFYLTAVFNVMRLTAAAIAKSEPLDEGGRGVIINTASIAGYEGQIGQLPYSAAKGGVLGMTLVAARDLSPLGIRVCTIAPGTINTPAYGKAADQLEQYWGPQVPFPKRMGRSTEYAQLAQSIVENDYLNGEIIRLDGALRFPPK; encoded by the coding sequence ATGCAAATCGCCGGCAGCTCAGCGATCGTCGTCGGTGGCGCAGGAGGACTCGGTGAGGCGACCGTCCGCCGTCTGCAGGGCGCCGGCACCAAGGTGGTCGTCGCCGACCTCGCCGACGAGAAGGGTGCGGCGCTCGAACAGGAAATCGGAGTGCGCTACGTGCGCACCGACGCGACGTCCGAGGAATCGGTCAACGCCGCGATCGCCGAAGCCGAATCGCTCGGCCCACTGCGGATCTCGGTCGACACCCACGGCGGCCCGGCCAGCGGCGGCAGGCTGATCGGCAAGGACGGTTCGCCGCTCGACCTCGACGGGTTCAAGAAGACCATCGAGTTCTACCTCACGGCCGTGTTCAACGTGATGCGGTTGACGGCAGCGGCCATCGCGAAGTCCGAACCGCTCGACGAGGGCGGCCGCGGGGTCATCATCAACACCGCGTCGATCGCGGGCTACGAGGGGCAGATCGGTCAGCTGCCCTATTCGGCGGCCAAGGGCGGGGTGCTGGGCATGACGCTGGTGGCCGCCCGCGACCTGTCCCCGCTGGGCATTCGGGTCTGCACGATCGCCCCCGGCACCATCAACACGCCGGCCTACGGGAAGGCGGCCGACCAGTTGGAGCAGTACTGGGGTCCGCAGGTCCCGTTCCCCAAGCGAATGGGCCGCTCGACGGAGTACGCGCAACTCGCGCAGAGCATCGTCGAGAACGACTACCTCAACGGCGAGATCATCCGCCTCGACGGGGCATTGCGGTTCCCGCCCAAGTGA
- a CDS encoding SDR family NAD(P)-dependent oxidoreductase, which translates to MTSLAGKVAFVAGASRGIGATVAKALAAQGAAVAVAARSEQPGTLPGTIFSVADDITAVGGRALPVPCDVTDEDSVESAVAAVVSEFGGIDVLVANAGVLWLGPIESTPLKRWRLCLDVNVTGVFLVTRAVIPHVRARGGGSLIAVTTTGVTMTDQGSNAYWVSKAAAERLYLGLAADLRADNIAVNCLSPSRVVLTEGWQAAGAGMQIPPEMVEPPEAMARAAVLLATQDAHGITGTIQRSEELIG; encoded by the coding sequence GTGACGTCGCTCGCCGGCAAGGTCGCGTTTGTCGCCGGCGCGAGTCGCGGCATCGGCGCGACGGTGGCCAAGGCGCTGGCCGCACAGGGCGCCGCGGTGGCGGTCGCCGCGCGCTCGGAGCAACCGGGCACACTGCCGGGGACGATTTTCTCGGTGGCCGACGACATCACCGCTGTGGGCGGCCGCGCGCTGCCGGTGCCGTGCGATGTCACCGACGAGGACTCGGTGGAGTCGGCTGTGGCCGCGGTTGTTTCGGAGTTCGGCGGCATCGACGTCCTCGTCGCGAACGCAGGCGTGCTGTGGCTCGGCCCCATCGAGTCGACGCCGCTGAAACGCTGGCGGCTGTGCCTCGACGTCAACGTCACCGGCGTCTTCCTGGTCACCAGGGCGGTGATTCCGCATGTGCGGGCCCGCGGTGGCGGCTCCCTGATCGCGGTGACCACCACCGGGGTGACGATGACCGATCAGGGATCGAACGCGTACTGGGTGTCGAAGGCCGCCGCCGAACGGCTCTACCTCGGCCTGGCGGCGGATCTTCGGGCCGACAACATCGCGGTCAACTGTCTGAGCCCGTCGCGCGTCGTGCTCACCGAAGGCTGGCAGGCTGCGGGGGCGGGAATGCAGATCCCGCCGGAGATGGTCGAGCCGCCGGAGGCGATGGCGCGCGCCGCCGTACTGCTGGCGACCCAGGACGCCCACGGGATCACGGGTACGATCCAGCGCTCCGAGGAGCTGATCGGCTGA
- a CDS encoding enoyl-CoA hydratase/isomerase family protein has protein sequence MYDMPPEIKVTADGPLRIITLNRPDALNAVNDDLHCGLAQLWPRLNEDLDARAAVITGAGRAFSAGGDFAYLQELAGDAKLRAKTILHGREIVLGMTRTRIPVVAAVNGPAVGLGCSLVALSDIVYMAPTAYFADPHVQVGLVAADGGPLTWPLHISLLLAKEFAMTGTRISAQRAAELGLANHIVDDPLGEAVACAEKMMQMPRQALESTKRLLNIHLERAVLASLDYANTAEEQSFQTEDFRAIVEKLNAKKN, from the coding sequence ATGTACGACATGCCACCGGAGATCAAGGTCACCGCGGACGGCCCGCTGCGGATCATCACGCTCAACCGGCCCGATGCGCTCAACGCCGTCAACGACGATCTGCACTGCGGTCTGGCGCAGCTGTGGCCGCGGCTCAACGAGGATCTCGATGCGCGGGCGGCGGTGATCACCGGTGCGGGACGGGCCTTTTCGGCCGGCGGTGACTTCGCCTACCTGCAGGAGCTGGCGGGGGATGCGAAGCTGCGCGCGAAGACCATCCTGCACGGCCGCGAGATCGTGCTCGGGATGACGCGCACCCGGATTCCGGTGGTCGCTGCGGTGAACGGGCCGGCGGTCGGGTTGGGCTGCAGTCTGGTCGCACTGAGCGACATCGTCTACATGGCGCCGACGGCGTACTTCGCCGACCCGCACGTGCAGGTGGGCCTCGTCGCGGCCGACGGCGGGCCGCTGACCTGGCCGTTGCACATCAGCCTGCTGCTGGCCAAGGAGTTCGCGATGACCGGCACGCGCATCTCCGCGCAGCGCGCCGCGGAACTCGGGCTGGCCAACCACATCGTCGACGATCCGCTCGGCGAGGCCGTCGCCTGCGCCGAGAAGATGATGCAGATGCCGCGCCAGGCGCTCGAGTCGACGAAGCGGCTGCTCAACATCCACCTGGAGCGGGCGGTGCTGGCGAGCCTCGACTACGCCAACACGGCCGAGGAGCAGTCGTTCCAGACCGAGGATTTCCGCGCGATCGTGGAGAAGTTGAACGCCAAGAAGAACTGA
- a CDS encoding acyl-CoA dehydrogenase family protein encodes MDFRDSPEEAAFRERLRNWLADNAGQFAVSGDDYWTRQGEWHQALYSAGFFGTSWPREFGGQDLPPVYDVIVDEELARAGAPPRPSLGYLVVGLGHHGSKELQQRFLPGMINGTERWCQGFSEPGAGSDLASLTTNATRDGDDYLIHGHKIWTSYSDIADWCLVLARTDRDVPRHKGISAFIVDMHQPGIEQRPLKMINGVTTEFGQVAFDGAVVPADQMVGAPGEGWALAMTVVSHEREPSTLGYSARYGKLVRQMAARVDGRPPEDLVWAAVEAEMLRLHVRRRLSEQLDGITHGPQGSLDKLLMTWTEQSVGHAALAVSGTKDPDLLSAYLYSRAQSVMGGTSQIQKNIIASRILGLGVR; translated from the coding sequence TTGGATTTTCGTGATTCACCCGAAGAGGCCGCCTTCCGGGAGCGGCTGCGGAACTGGCTTGCCGACAATGCCGGACAGTTCGCGGTCTCCGGTGACGACTACTGGACCCGGCAGGGCGAGTGGCACCAGGCGCTGTACTCCGCCGGGTTCTTCGGCACGTCGTGGCCGCGCGAATTCGGCGGGCAGGATCTGCCGCCGGTCTACGACGTCATCGTCGACGAGGAACTCGCCCGGGCCGGTGCGCCGCCGCGGCCGAGCCTCGGCTATCTCGTCGTCGGGCTCGGCCATCACGGCAGCAAGGAACTGCAACAGCGGTTCCTGCCCGGGATGATCAACGGCACCGAGCGCTGGTGCCAGGGGTTCAGTGAACCGGGCGCCGGCTCGGATCTGGCCTCGTTGACCACCAACGCGACCCGCGACGGTGACGACTACCTCATCCACGGGCACAAGATCTGGACCAGCTACTCCGACATCGCCGACTGGTGCCTGGTGCTGGCCCGCACCGACAGGGACGTCCCTCGGCACAAGGGCATCTCGGCGTTCATCGTCGACATGCACCAACCCGGGATCGAACAGCGGCCGCTGAAGATGATCAACGGGGTGACCACGGAATTCGGCCAGGTCGCGTTCGACGGTGCGGTGGTGCCGGCGGACCAGATGGTCGGCGCGCCGGGGGAGGGTTGGGCGTTGGCGATGACGGTGGTCAGCCACGAACGCGAGCCCTCGACTCTGGGTTACTCGGCGCGATACGGAAAGCTGGTGCGCCAGATGGCCGCTCGCGTCGACGGGCGGCCGCCGGAGGATCTGGTGTGGGCGGCCGTGGAGGCCGAGATGCTGCGCCTGCACGTGCGCCGCCGCCTGTCCGAACAGCTCGACGGCATCACCCACGGACCCCAGGGTTCGTTGGACAAGCTGTTGATGACGTGGACCGAACAGTCCGTCGGCCATGCGGCGCTGGCGGTCAGCGGCACGAAGGACCCCGATCTGCTGAGCGCCTATCTCTACAGCCGCGCGCAGAGCGTGATGGGCGGAACGTCGCAGATCCAGAAGAACATCATCGCCTCGCGAATCTTGGGACTGGGCGTGCGATGA
- a CDS encoding acyl-CoA dehydrogenase family protein yields the protein MDVRLTAEQQQLRDAATKLADDLGPGSVAGLTDTARRTRLEKTVESTGWRSLRSDGASGVEVAVVAEEFGRGLVDVPFLGPALSDDLGRLLGRAPATPSDEPGGVDLTRSTAGVAEEPAELAELSRADAQRWRALALATTSADILGAARGAHALACDYAKVREQYGKSIGSYQAIAHLLAEGLAQIEGSVSILRHAAWAVDELPPDEAVRAGRYAKLYCARAARTVCETAIQVHGGIGNTWECLAHVYLRRVLTSTELWPVRLEDIEIGFS from the coding sequence GCCGCAACAAAACTCGCCGACGATCTGGGACCGGGTTCGGTCGCGGGCCTGACCGACACTGCACGGCGGACACGCCTGGAGAAGACGGTCGAGTCGACGGGCTGGCGGTCCCTGCGCTCCGACGGCGCCTCGGGGGTCGAGGTCGCGGTTGTCGCCGAGGAGTTCGGCCGCGGTCTGGTCGACGTGCCGTTCCTCGGGCCCGCGCTCTCCGACGACCTCGGCCGGCTGCTCGGCCGTGCGCCCGCCACACCGTCCGACGAACCCGGCGGGGTCGACCTCACCCGCAGCACCGCCGGGGTGGCCGAGGAACCTGCCGAGCTCGCAGAGTTGTCCCGCGCGGATGCCCAGCGCTGGCGTGCCCTGGCGTTGGCGACGACGTCGGCCGACATCCTGGGCGCCGCCCGCGGAGCTCACGCGCTGGCGTGCGACTACGCGAAAGTCCGCGAGCAGTACGGCAAGTCGATCGGCTCCTACCAGGCGATCGCCCACCTGCTGGCCGAGGGTCTCGCGCAGATCGAGGGTTCGGTGTCGATTCTGCGCCACGCGGCGTGGGCGGTCGACGAACTGCCACCCGACGAGGCGGTGCGCGCGGGCCGCTACGCCAAGCTGTATTGCGCGCGTGCCGCGCGCACCGTCTGCGAGACCGCGATCCAGGTGCACGGGGGCATCGGCAACACCTGGGAATGCCTGGCGCACGTGTATCTGCGGCGCGTTCTGACTTCGACCGAGTTGTGGCCGGTACGACTGGAGGACATCGAAATTGGATTTTCGTGA